Proteins encoded by one window of Cannabis sativa cultivar Pink pepper isolate KNU-18-1 chromosome 4, ASM2916894v1, whole genome shotgun sequence:
- the LOC133036509 gene encoding uncharacterized acetyltransferase At3g50280-like — protein MTPNDDVHSTKSFFIDCNNGAGASFDHVALDGVTVSDILDPIYISNDVVYSFFPLNDVQNYQGVSKPLVAVKVTELVDGVFIGLSMNHSVADGTVFWLFFNTWSKISNDNENDVVLANTPHLVFDREQFSNALKQRMFSFSQQSIAKLKAKANAEMTELPFPTTTKISSLQAVMAHLWVSITRNRNLKPEQEVSYSIVMGLRQRMEPPLAEGYFGNAVVFGRVETTAGKLVERNGLGWAALQMNIMIGSYTTEKVNEYLRSWAESPKLATFTAEPGFGLMTGSSPRFNVYGNDFGWGKPVCVRSGKATKYDGKLTVFPGVDHGSVDFEVCLRAETLESMAYDQEFLDTLSM, from the exons ATGACCCCAAACGACGACGTTCACTCTACTAAATCATTCTTCATTGACTGTAATAACGGAGCCGGCGCTTCATTTGACCACGTGGCATTAGACGGCGTTACAGTGTCAGATATTCTCGACCCGATTTATATCTCGAACGACGTCGTTTACTCTTTCTTTCCATTAAACGATGTTCAGAATTACCAAGGAGTTTCGAAGCCGTTAGTTGCCGTTAAAGTAACGGAATTAGTTGACGGCGTTTTCATCGGTTTAAGTATGAATCACTCCGTTGCTGACGGTACTGTATTTTGGCTTTTCTTCAACACTTGGTCTAAAATCTCTAACGACAACGAGAACGACGTCGTTTTAGCCAACACTCCTCATCTCGTTTTCGACCGCGAACAGTTTTCTAACG CATTAAAGCAAAGAATGTTTAGTTTTTCCCAACAAAGCATAGCCAAACTCAAAGCAAAAGCCAACGCTGAAATGACCGAATTACCCTTCCCAACAACAACCAAGATTTCATCCCTTCAAGCTGTTATGGCTCACCTATGGGTCTCCATAACCCGAAACCGAAATCTCAAACCCGAACAGGAAGTGAGCTACAGCATCGTAATGGGTCTGAGGCAAAGAATGGAGCCACCATTAGCagaagggtattttgggaatgcTGTAGTGTTTGGGAGAGTGGAGACCACAGCTGGAAAGCTGGTTGAGAGGAATGGATTGGGCTGGGCCGCATTGCAGATGAACATTATGATTGGGTCCTACACAACGGAGAAAGTAAATGAGTACTTAAGGAGTTGGGCCGAAAGCCCAAAGTTGGCCACATTCACTGCAGAGCCCGGGTTTGGATTAATGACTGGTAGTTCACCAAGGTTTAATGTTTATGGGAATGATTTTGGTTGGGGAAAACCAGTGTGTGTAAGAAGTGGTAAAGCAACTAAGTATGATGGGAAGTTGACTGTCTTTCCAGGGGTTGACCATGGGAGCGTTGACTTTGAGGTTTGTCTTCGAGCTGAGACACTTGAGTCCATGGCTTACGATCAAGAGTTCTTGGACACTTTATCTATGTGA
- the LOC115712389 gene encoding phenolic glucoside malonyltransferase 1, which translates to MAMASLKILEETHVAPYSVTTTTTTTNSTLPLTSFDTYWFKFPPAQCLYLYSLPKETTFFLNSLLPKLKHSLSLTLQHFLPLAGKLTWPQHSPKPIALYTPGDVVSLSIAESNADFDTLSSNQPFQASKVRPLLSPLHVSETGVSIMALKITVFPNKGFCIGLTTHHGLVDGKSAAMFMKSWAYLSSQENPQLPPLLPEELTPFYDRTVIKDPSGFEMKVLNYIIGDNPGSTSSDCRNNPKLFEFESFQSSDLDELYRAIFELSRSDIDKLRRKVSNSNPNELHLSSFVLTYAYIFDCFLKATTEDKTKSTVFILFTADYRNRLTPPVPGNYLGNCVVAKSNFEDMREHVIGKEKEGVDSFTAIVMIVSDLVKSVGKEKDLYYEIEKDIVTFPATESDNSCHVGVAGSPSLGFYNTDFGWGRPKKFVVVSIENGAISMAECGDGSGGIEVGLVLKKHQMDHFASLFHNGLSHNNNNNIV; encoded by the coding sequence ATGGCCATGGCCTCACTGAAAATACTCGAGGAAACTCATGTGGCTCCATATAGtgtcaccaccaccaccaccaccaccaactCCACTCTCCCATTAACCAGCTTCGACACCTACTGGTTCAAATTCCCACCAGCCCAATGTCTATATCTCTATTCTCTTCCCAAAGAAACTACATTTTTCTTGAACTCTCTTCTTCCAAAACTCAAACACTCACTCTCTCTCACACTCCAACACTTTCTACCTCTAGCCGGAAAACTAACATGGCCTCAACATTCCCCCAAACCAATCGCTCTTTACACACCAGGCGACGTCGTTTCACTCTCAATCGCCGAATCCAATGCTGACTTTGACACCCTTTCCTCAAACCAACCCTTCCAAGCCTCAAAGGTTCGACCTTTGCTTTCTCCATTACATGTTTCGGAAACAGGGGTTTCGATAATGGCTCTCAAAATCACTGTTTTTCCTAATAAGGGATTTTGTATTGGCCTCACTACCCATCATGGTCTTGTAGATGGGAAATCCGCCGCTATGTTTATGAAATCGTGGGCTTACTTATCATCTCAAGAAAATCCCCAATTGCCGCCATTGTTGCCGGAGGAGCTTACACCCTTTTATGATCGGACTGTTATAAAAGACCCATCTGGGTTTGAAATGAAGGTCTTGAATTATATAATAGGGGACAATCCTGGATCAACTTCCTCAGATTGTAGAAACAACCCAAAACTGTTTGAATTTGAATCATTTCAAAGCTCTGATCTTGATGAATTATACAGAGCCATTTTCGAACTAAGCCGGTCAGATATAGATAAACTCCGTCGAAAGGTGTCAAATTCAAACCCAAATGAGCTTCATTTATCTTCTTTTGTTCTTACTTACGCTTACATTTTCGATTGTTTTCTCAAAGCAACAACTGAAGATAAAACTAAAAGTACAGTCTTTATATTATTCACCGCCGATTACCGGAATCGTTTGACGCCTCCGGTGCCGGGAAATTACTTGGGCAATTGTGTGGTAGCCAAGAGCAATTTCGAGGACATGAGGGAGCACGTGATCGGCAAGGAGAAGGAGGGGGTGGACTCATTCACTGCTATTGTGATGATAGTAAGTGATTTAGTGAAAAGTGTGGGAAAAGAAAAGGATTTATATTACGAAATAGAGAAAGACAtagtgacttttccggcaacTGAGTCTGATAATTCTTGCCACGTTGGAGTAGCTGGGTCGCCAAGTTTGGGCTTTTACAATACAGATTTTGGATGGGGTCGTCCTAAAAAATTTGTTGTGGTTTCTATAGAGAATGGTGCCATTTCAATGGCGGAATGTGGAGATGGAAGTGGTGGCATTGAGGTTGGTTTAGTTTTGAAGAAGCATCAAATGGATCATTTTGCTTCCCTCTTCCACAATGGTCTttctcataataataataataatattgtttgA
- the LOC115712386 gene encoding phenolic glucoside malonyltransferase 1, with product MAMASTKILEVTHVAPFTATTHFTLPLTSFDTLWFKFPPVQSLFFYSLPKDTTFFLNSLLPKLKHSLSLTLQHFLPLAGKLTWPQHSPKPIALYTPGDVVSISVAESNADFDTLSSNQPFQASKVRPLVSPLHVSETGVSVMALQITVFPNKGFCIGLTTHHGVGDGKSATMFIKSWAYLTKENNPPLLPEKLTPFYDRTVIKDPSGFEMKVLNYWIGNPGSTSSDCRNNPKLFQSESSQSSDLDELYRTIFELSRSDIDKLRRRVTNPNNLHLSSFVLTYAYMFDCFLKATDGDKTKSKVFLDFAVDYRNRLTPPVPENYFGNCVVIKANYDDMREEESTFTVLVEKVSDLVKSVGKEKDLQSETEEVISRIIATSSENCCHVGVAGSPKLELYSIDFGWGRPKKVVFVSIENGAISMAECGDGSGGIEVGLVLKKHQMDLFASIFINGLN from the coding sequence ATGGCCATGGCCTCAACCAAAATACTTGAGGTCACCCATGTGGCTCCATTCACGGCCACCACCCACTTCACTCTCCCATTAACCAGCTTCGATACCTTGTGGTTCAAATTCCCACCAGTCCAATCTCTCTTCTTCTATTCTCTTCCCAAAGACACTACATTTTTCTTGAACTCTCTTCTCCCAAAACTCAAACACTCACTCTCTCTCACACTCCAACACTTTTTACCTCTAGCCGGAAAGCTAACATGGCCTCAACATTCCCCCAAACCAATCGCTCTTTACACACCAGGCGACGTCGTTTCAATCTCAGTGGCCGAATCCAATGCTGACTTTGACACCCTTTCCTCAAACCAACCCTTTCAAGCCTCAAAGGTTCGACCTTTGGTTTCTCCATTACATGTTTCGGAAACAGGGGTTTCTGTAATGGCTCTTCAAATCACTGTTTTTCCTAATAAGGGATTTTGTATTGGCCTCACTACCCATCATGGTGTTGGAGATGGGAAATCCGCGACTATGTTTATAAAATCCTGGGCTTACTTAACTAAAGAGAATAATCCGCCATTGTTACCGGAGAAGCTTACACCGTTTTATGATCGGACTGTTATAAAAGACCCATCTGGGTTTGAAATGAAGGTCTTGAATTATTGGATAGGGAATCCTGGATCAACGTCCTCAGATTGTAGAAACAACCCAAAACTGTTTCAATCTGAATCAAGTCAAAGCTCTGATCTTGATGAATTATACAGAACCATTTTCGAACTAAGTCGATCAGATATAGATAAACTCCGTCGAAGGGTGACAAATCCAAATAACCTTCATTTATCTTCTTTTGTTCTTACTTACGCTTACATGTTCGATTGTTTTCTCAAAGCAACAGATGGAGATAAAACTAAAAGTAAAGTCTTTTTAGATTTCGCCGTCGATTACCGGAATCGTTTAACACCTCCGGTGCCGGAAAATTACTTCGGTAATTGCGTGGTAATCAAGGCAAATTACGACGACATGAGAGAGGAGGAGTCGACATTCACTGTTCTTGTGGAAAAGGTGAGTGATTTAGTGAAAAGTGTGGGGAAAGAGAAGGATTTACAGAGCGAAACAGAGGAAGTGATATCGAGGATAATAGCTACTTCGTCGGAGAATTGTTGCCATGTCGGAGTAGCTGGGTCGCCGAAGTTGGAACTTTACAGCATAGATTTTGGATGGGGTCGGCCAAAGAAGGTGGTTTTCGTATCTATAGAGAATGGAGCTATTTCAATGGCGGAATGTGGAGATGGAAGCGGAGGCATTGAGGTTGGTTTGGTTTTGAAGAAGCATCAAATGGATCTTTTTGCTTCCATTTTTATCAATGGTCTCAATTAG
- the LOC115712147 gene encoding rust resistance kinase Lr10, translating to MSKLMMKLMLLFIWVATLLCCSLAQNQAIDNSRYKACAPKSCGTGPNISYPFYIEGAGKDYCGRQGFRIACQNNKPIFQTDRGPYIVNHIFYKNNSLKIVDLDVVDTDCVAPNHYFQFNRGLNFTFSSNHGNVQFFYRCTTNSFLPSLEKSLVPCASNSTHSTLVALVPNDDTLRTTNNGSEQYCEKQVAVPVDLSGNNYNNQSIKTVNYIRLLKDGFTLLWYEANSNLCEECENSGGRCGTQNSGLVCFCPNGTQSSTCVVQPKGIEAQDANKTTRRHNLVIKASIAAGVSFGMILIITLIFFIMKKKSILFWKKSQTHQNVEAFLSNYGPLQVKRYSYLEVKKITNSFTEKLGQGGFGDVYKGKLDNGCDVAVKILNDLRDVDGEDFINEVATISRTSHINVVTLLGFFFEGSKRGLIYEFMPNGSLEKFIFNVTPIDSTKSQLGWDMLYQISLGIARGLEYLHRGCNTRILHFDIKPHNILLDHNFVPKITDFGLAKICTRTESLISSIMGPRGTAGYIAPEIFSRCFGGVSHKSDVYSYGMMILDMIGGKYNEDIQSENNSEIYFPHWIYKRLEVNHHDELGLEEIIDDEKDIVKVKKLITVSLWCIQIAPSDRPSMSEVIEMLEVMSFNSLQLPPKPFLSSPNSKMF from the exons atgagTAAGCTGATGATGAAATTAATGTTGCTCTTCATTTGGGTGGCTACCCTTTTGTGTTGTTCACTAGCACAAAACCAAGCCATAGATAATTCAAGATACAAAGCTTGTGCACCAAAATCTTGTGGTACAGGTCCCAACATAAGCTACCCTTTTTACATTGAAGGTGCAGGAAAAGACTATTGTGGACGCCAAGGCTTCCGAATCGCTTGTCAAAACAACAAACCGATTTTCCAAACCGATAGAGGTCCTTACATCGTAAACCACATCTTCTACAAAAACAATTCCCTAAAGATAGTCGATTTGGATGTAGTTGACACTGATTGTGTTGCTCCCAACCACTATTTCCAATTTAATAGAGGTCTAAATTTCACATTTAGCTCGAACCACGGGAACGTTCAATTCTTCTACCGATGCACAACCAACTCGTTCTTACCAAGTTTGGAGAAATCTTTGGTTCCTTGTGCCTCGAATTCAACTCATTCAACTCTAGTTGCTTTGGTGCCAAACGACGACACTTTGAGGACTACTAATAATGGTTCGGAGCAATATTGTGAGAAACAAGTTGCTGTGCCGGTTGATCTGAGtggaaataattataataatcaaAGTATTAAAACGGTTAATTATATTCGACTTTTGAAAGATGGATTTACTTTGTTGTGGTACGAGGCAAATTCTAATTTATGCGAAGAGTGTGAGAATAGTGGTGGGCGATGTGGGACTCAGAATAGTGGTCTTGTTTGTTTCTGTCCTAATGGAACTCAATCCTCAACATGTGTTGTTCAACCTAAAGGAATAGAAGCTCAAGATGCTAACAAAACTACTA GAAGACACAACTTGGTCATTAAAGCATCAATTG CTGCAGGAGTTAGTTTTGGAATGATTCTAATTATAACACTGATTTTTTTCATCATGAAGAAAAAGTCTattctcttttggaaaaagAGCCAAACTCATCAAAACGTGGAAGCCTTTCTAAGTAATTATGGACCACTTCAAGTTAAGAGATATAGCTATTTAGAGGTGAAGAAAATAACAAACTCATTCACTGAAAAATTAGGCCAAGGAGGATTTGGTGATGTGTACAAAGGAAAATTAGACAACGGTTGTGATGTGGCTGTGAAAATTTTGAATGATTTAAGAGATGTTGATGGTGAAGATTTCATCAATGAAGTTGCAACAATTAGTAGAACCTCCCATATAAATGTTGTCACATTATTGGGATTTTTTTTCGAAGGTTCGAAAAGAGGTCTAATCTACGAGTTCATGCCTAATGGATCTCTCGAAAAATTCATATTCAATGTGACCCCTATTGACTCGACCAAGAGCCAATTAGGATGGGATATGCTTTACCAAATCTCACTTGGGATTGCTCGAGGCTTAGAATACTTACACAGAGGTTGCAACACGAGAATTTTGCATTTCGATATCAAACCTCATAACATTCTTTTGGACCACAATTTCGTGCCCAAAATCACTGATTTCGGCCTAGCCAAAATTTGTACAAGGACTGAGAGTCTCATTAGCTCTATAATGGGCCCGAGAGGGACGGCAGGGTACATTGCTCCTGAAATTTTTAGTAGATGTTTCGGCGGAGTTTCACACAAATCTGATGTGTATAGTTATGGAATGATGATTTTGGATATGATTGGTGGGAAATATAATGAGGATATTCAAAGTGAAAATAATAGTGAGATATATTTTCCACATTGGATTTATAAACGTCTTGAGGTGAATCATCATGATGAATTGGGATTGGAAGAAATAATTGATGATGAAAAAGACATAGTAAAAGTGAAGAAACTTATAACTGTGAGTTTGTGGTGTATACAAATAGCTCCTTCTGATAGGCCTTCAATGAGTGAAGTTATTGAAATGTTGGAAGTTATGAGTTTCAACTCTTTGCAATTACCACCTAAGCCTTTCTTGTCTTCTCCTAATTCAAAGATGTTCTAA